A single genomic interval of Dysidea avara chromosome 6, odDysAvar1.4, whole genome shotgun sequence harbors:
- the LOC136259401 gene encoding E3 SUMO-protein ligase ZBED1-like, which produces MASNLIPLPSGKSKVWRYFGFRTDGTGTILNRREVVCKVCSQTLPYSGNTTNLTHHLKHSHDEEYSLLAKSTPSPSMPKSKKKEQTMDYFVKGLYTRGSQRFKQREESVMEYVCKDMEPLTTVDSVPFLRLLQTLDPRYKPSSRAHFTRVLLPAKYKSVKASVTDTISNASCCSLTTDMWTGCHSHSYMAVTAHIVSDDWEMKSFCLATRVVTSAHTADSIAAELLAVIAEWKLDTKVIGITTDNARNVKNAVDSLEFTHFGYIGHTLQLSINRGLQLGFVSRVLGRVRKLVEHFHKSTKATYALRQKQKLLGVAEHTLVQQCKTRLSSTFAMLERVVEQQQALCAVLLDSQDRVVRSLLPDGAEWSVIEELMVILKPFALATMVLSGSSYGTISIVSPLIHKFCSNLDRKEDDSENLKQIKVAIQSDLMERYVGDTAKLLQEAAFLDPRFKQLNFLSDDERRDTIERMKVKMLLAASHESLSCEFSEAEPHQSCSEMEHHQFCESTGAQPPKNAIIWIFNCGHKYNINLNLR; this is translated from the coding sequence ATGGCGTCTAACTTAATTCCGCTCCCCAGTGGCAAGAGCAAAGTGTGGCGCTATTTCGGATTTAGAACTGATGGAACTGGAACAATTTTGAACAGAAGAGAAGTGGTATGCAAGGTTTGCTCGCAGACTTTACCGTACTCGGGAAATACGACGAACTTAACTCACCACCTTAAGCATAGTCACGATGAAGAGTACTCACTTCTTGCTAAGTCAACTCCGTCTCCATCAATGCCAAAGTCGAAGAAAAAAGAACAAACGATGGATTATTTTGTGAAAGGTCTTTACACTCGAGGAAGCCAGCGTTTTAAGCAACGTGAGGAGTCAGTGATGGAGTATGTGTGCAAAGACATGGAACCACTTACAACAGTTGACAGCGTTCCGTTTCTTCGACTACTACAGACACTGGAtccgagatacaagccttcCTCCCGTGCCCACTTTACTCGAGTACTATTACCTGCCAAGTACAAAAGTGTTAAGGCCTCTGTGACAGATACAATAAGTAATGCTAGCTGCTGTTCACTGACTACAGATATGTGGACTGGGTGCCATAGCCACTCCTACATGGCCGTGACTGCTCATATTGTCAGTGATGACTGGGAGATGAAGAGTTTTTGTCTTGCTACTCGTGTGGTTACCAGTGCTCACACTGCCGACAGTATAGCTGCTGAGCTGTTGGCTGTTATAGCTGAATGGAAATTGGACACCAAAGTTATTGGAATCACCACTGATAATGCTAGAAATGTTAAGAATGCTGTGGATAGTTTGGAGTTCACTCACTTTGGATACATTGGGCATACCCTCCAGCTGAGCATTAATAGAGGACTACAGCTTGGGTTTGTCTCACGTGTTTTGGGGCGTGTTCGCAAACTTGTGGAACATTTCCACAAGTCAACTAAAGCCACATATGCTTTGCGACAGAAACAGAAGTTGTTAGGAGTAGCTGAGCATACTCTTGTACAGCAATGTAAAACAAGATTGAGTTCAACATTTGCTATGCTGGAAAGGGTAGTAGAGCAGCAACAAGCACTTTGTGCTGTATTGCTGGATAGTCAAGACAGGGTTGTACGTAGTTTACTTCCTGATGGAGCAGAATGGAGTGTGATTGAAGAGTTGATGGTCATATTGAAGCCTTTTGCTCTTGCTACTATGGTGCTAAGTGGGTCATCCTATGGCACTATAAGCATTGTCTCTCCTCTTATTCACAAGTTTTGCTCAAACCTTGATAGGAAAGAAGATGACAGCGAGAATTTAAAGCAGATTAAGGTGGCGATTCAGTCAGACCTAATGGAGCGTTATGTAGGAGACACTGCTAAACTATTGCAAGAAGCGGCATTTCTTGACCCTAGATTTAAGCAACTTAATTTTCTGTCTGATGATGAAAGAAGAGATACAATTGAAAGAATGAAAGTGAAGATGTTACTTGCAGCATCACACGAGTCTTTGTCATGTGAGTTCAGTGAAGCGGAGCCTCATCAGTCATGCAGTGAAATGGAGCATCATCAGTTCTGCGAATCCACTGGTGCTCAGCCACCTAAGAACGCTATTATTTGGATTTTTAATTGTGGACACAAGTACAACATTAATTTAAACCTTCGCTGA